A genomic region of Alicyclobacillus sp. SO9 contains the following coding sequences:
- the qoxA gene encoding cytochrome aa3 quinol oxidase subunit II, which yields MRRFGKLLIATLVPVLALTGCGQNIQVFHPQGPVAKQELDLILWSFALMFLVVLAVFILFFYVMIKYRAKPENEGYEPPEISGNRKLETIWTIIPIIVVIALAIPTVATTYRLQKPPKNASKDPLVINVTSVDWKWLFSYPKQGIETVNYVVIPAGQPVKFEQNAIGPMNSFWVPELGGMEMDMPGRRLGLWLQANKPGDYLGRSANFSGKGFAHMTFHVISKNPNQFNQWAQQVKSTKSPLTKAEYKTLLKPGTTGRHTYSTNQPPPKMEHHSITVQ from the coding sequence ATGAGACGGTTCGGGAAACTTCTCATAGCAACACTGGTTCCTGTCTTGGCGTTAACTGGTTGTGGGCAGAACATTCAAGTGTTTCATCCCCAAGGCCCGGTTGCCAAACAGGAGCTCGACCTGATTCTCTGGTCTTTTGCTCTTATGTTCTTAGTGGTTTTGGCCGTCTTTATCCTGTTTTTCTACGTCATGATAAAGTACCGGGCGAAGCCTGAGAACGAAGGTTATGAGCCGCCTGAGATTTCAGGAAACAGAAAACTGGAGACGATTTGGACGATCATCCCGATTATCGTTGTCATCGCGCTGGCGATTCCTACAGTAGCAACAACGTATCGATTGCAGAAACCGCCTAAAAACGCCTCTAAGGATCCACTAGTGATTAATGTTACATCCGTGGATTGGAAATGGCTGTTCAGCTATCCGAAGCAGGGCATCGAGACAGTCAACTATGTCGTGATTCCTGCGGGGCAACCGGTTAAGTTTGAGCAGAATGCGATTGGTCCAATGAACTCTTTCTGGGTACCTGAACTTGGCGGTATGGAAATGGATATGCCAGGACGGCGTCTGGGACTGTGGCTGCAGGCGAACAAGCCTGGCGACTACCTTGGCCGATCCGCAAACTTTTCCGGAAAAGGTTTCGCTCACATGACATTCCATGTGATATCCAAGAATCCGAACCAGTTTAATCAATGGGCACAGCAAGTCAAGTCGACAAAATCGCCTCTTACCAAGGCTGAGTACAAAACCTTGCTGAAGCCGGGGACAACGGGTCGTCATACCTATTCTACTAACCAGCCGCCCCCGAAAATGGAGCATCACAGTATTACCGTACAGTAA
- the qoxB gene encoding cytochrome aa3 quinol oxidase subunit I → MWKEGPLIIGSDLAILLTSIGVVAVVTYFKKWRYLWTEWLTTTDHKKIGIMYIIAALLMLFRGGTDALLMRTQLALPNEHFLSAQHYDGIFTTHGTIMILFMAMPFIIGLMNVAVPLQIGARDVAFPYLNAISFWLFFFAAMLFNLSFVIGGSPVAGWTSYAPLAGLQFSPGPGENYYLIALQMTGIGTIATGVNFLVTILKMRAPGMKLMRMPMFTWSVLITSLIILFAFPVLAVALAMLTIDRLFGAHFFTVAAGGMPMQWVNLFWIWGHPEVYIVILPAFGVLSEVVATFSSKRLFGYGAMVASMVAISVLSFVVWVHHFFTMGAGPGVNAFFGIATMAIAIPTGVKVFNWLLTMYKGRIRLTVPMLWATAFIPNFLIGGLTGVMLAIAPADYQYHNSYFLVSHFHYTLIGGTVFGVMSGLFYWWPKMFGTHLNERIGKHAFWWFMIGFNVCFLPQYLLGFEGMTRRMYTYPAGLGWGPWNFISTIGAFMQGVGFLLIVWNVVYSLRHPERDLTGDPWNGRTLEWSLPSPAPEYNFARIPVVHDRDEFWEIKKGRVEAEYAEELKPIHMPNSSGRPFILSFIFFVAGFALVFEIYWLAIAALAGILLMLLRRSFEFDYYHHIPVEEVKETEAAWGRL, encoded by the coding sequence ATGTGGAAAGAGGGTCCTCTGATTATCGGATCCGACTTGGCCATTCTTTTGACGAGTATCGGCGTTGTGGCCGTAGTGACATATTTCAAGAAATGGCGCTATTTGTGGACTGAGTGGCTGACAACTACCGATCATAAAAAAATCGGGATCATGTACATCATCGCAGCACTTTTGATGCTCTTCCGAGGCGGTACAGACGCGCTCCTGATGCGAACGCAGTTGGCCCTGCCAAATGAACATTTCTTGTCAGCGCAGCACTATGACGGCATTTTTACAACACACGGAACCATCATGATTTTGTTCATGGCTATGCCCTTTATCATTGGGCTGATGAATGTCGCGGTTCCACTCCAAATTGGAGCGAGAGACGTAGCGTTTCCTTATTTAAATGCAATTAGTTTTTGGCTGTTCTTCTTTGCAGCAATGTTGTTTAATCTATCGTTTGTCATCGGGGGTTCACCCGTTGCAGGCTGGACCAGTTACGCACCTCTGGCAGGACTTCAGTTCAGTCCTGGACCTGGTGAAAACTACTATCTAATTGCTTTGCAGATGACCGGTATTGGTACGATTGCCACAGGTGTCAACTTCCTGGTTACAATTCTCAAGATGCGTGCACCGGGAATGAAACTCATGCGGATGCCGATGTTTACCTGGTCGGTCCTTATTACATCACTGATTATCCTGTTCGCTTTCCCGGTACTGGCCGTCGCATTGGCGATGTTGACAATCGACAGGCTGTTCGGAGCCCACTTCTTTACCGTAGCTGCAGGCGGAATGCCGATGCAGTGGGTAAACTTGTTCTGGATTTGGGGACATCCCGAGGTTTACATCGTAATCTTGCCGGCCTTTGGCGTACTGTCTGAAGTGGTTGCCACTTTCTCCAGCAAACGGCTGTTTGGTTACGGCGCGATGGTGGCTTCGATGGTTGCAATTTCCGTACTCAGCTTCGTTGTCTGGGTTCACCACTTCTTTACGATGGGTGCAGGCCCAGGTGTCAACGCATTCTTCGGTATTGCAACAATGGCAATTGCAATTCCAACAGGCGTGAAAGTGTTTAACTGGCTGCTTACGATGTATAAGGGAAGGATTCGGCTGACGGTGCCAATGTTGTGGGCGACCGCCTTTATTCCCAACTTCCTGATTGGCGGATTGACAGGTGTCATGCTGGCCATCGCACCTGCTGACTACCAGTATCACAACAGTTACTTCCTAGTCTCTCACTTCCACTACACGCTGATTGGCGGTACTGTCTTCGGTGTGATGTCTGGGTTGTTCTACTGGTGGCCAAAAATGTTTGGGACACACTTAAATGAACGCATCGGAAAGCATGCATTTTGGTGGTTCATGATTGGCTTCAATGTCTGCTTCCTGCCGCAGTACTTGCTTGGCTTTGAAGGTATGACGCGGCGTATGTACACCTATCCAGCCGGTTTGGGATGGGGACCATGGAACTTTATTTCCACCATTGGCGCGTTTATGCAAGGCGTCGGGTTCCTGCTCATCGTTTGGAATGTGGTGTACAGCCTCCGTCATCCGGAACGTGATTTGACAGGAGACCCGTGGAATGGACGTACGTTGGAGTGGTCCTTGCCGTCACCCGCACCGGAGTACAATTTTGCACGTATTCCAGTTGTCCATGACCGGGATGAGTTCTGGGAAATCAAGAAGGGTCGCGTAGAAGCGGAATATGCAGAAGAGCTGAAGCCCATTCATATGCCCAACAGTTCCGGGCGGCCGTTTATTCTCTCGTTCATTTTCTTTGTCGCAGGATTTGCTCTTGTCTTCGAAATCTACTGGCTGGCCATTGCAGCTTTGGCAGGTATTCTGCTGATGTTGCTGCGCCGATCGTTTGAATTTGACTACTATCACCACATACCGGTGGAAGAAGTCAAAGAAACAGAAGCCGCATGGGGGAGGTTGTAA
- the qoxC gene encoding cytochrome aa3 quinol oxidase subunit III, with amino-acid sequence MGTGTIENAPVHDHHGQGSSEFLEYSTEDGSLRIIGFWVFLAAEVVLFSCLFATYILYHGQTAGGPTSKQLFDVPGFAIETILLLTSSFTYGIATYFMRKMNKTAVVGWLIFTALLGMGFVGMEISEFTTYVGQGATMQTSAFLTAFYTLVGTHGAHVSLGILWMIAVIIQVAIRGIDNMTSRKVFIVGLYWHFLDVVWVFIFTVVYLTGKVL; translated from the coding sequence ATGGGCACAGGTACTATTGAAAACGCACCAGTCCACGACCACCATGGGCAAGGCTCAAGTGAATTTCTCGAGTACTCTACTGAAGACGGAAGTCTAAGAATCATTGGTTTCTGGGTCTTCCTCGCTGCTGAAGTGGTCCTGTTCTCCTGCTTGTTTGCCACGTACATTCTCTACCACGGGCAGACAGCAGGAGGCCCGACCTCCAAGCAATTGTTCGATGTACCCGGATTTGCAATCGAAACAATTCTGTTGTTAACAAGTTCGTTTACCTATGGAATTGCCACCTACTTCATGCGCAAGATGAACAAGACCGCCGTCGTTGGCTGGCTCATCTTCACAGCTCTCTTGGGCATGGGCTTTGTGGGAATGGAAATCTCAGAGTTTACGACCTACGTTGGCCAAGGTGCTACCATGCAGACCAGCGCGTTTCTGACAGCGTTCTATACGTTGGTCGGTACGCATGGTGCGCACGTAAGCCTCGGTATCCTGTGGATGATCGCGGTAATTATCCAGGTAGCCATACGCGGCATCGACAACATGACATCTCGTAAGGTGTTCATTGTCGGTTTGTACTGGCACTTTCTTGACGTCGTATGGGTATTCATCTTTACGGTGGTCTACCTGACAGGGAAGGTGTTGTAG
- the qoxD gene encoding cytochrome aa3 quinol oxidase subunit IV — MENANPNTNVHQGHDGFPWKHVIGYILSIILTALAFWFVLSVHMTKAATIVSILVLAVFQVLVQLLMFMHFTERDKGPAYQVTAVLFGFFIAFTVVGGSIWIMAFKAIVS; from the coding sequence ATGGAAAACGCAAATCCAAACACCAACGTTCACCAAGGGCATGACGGGTTTCCGTGGAAGCACGTGATTGGGTATATTCTATCCATCATTCTCACCGCCCTGGCATTTTGGTTTGTCCTTTCCGTTCACATGACAAAAGCAGCAACCATTGTTTCCATACTAGTGCTTGCTGTGTTTCAGGTTTTAGTCCAGTTGCTCATGTTTATGCACTTCACAGAACGAGATAAAGGCCCCGCATATCAGGTGACTGCCGTGCTGTTCGGCTTCTTTATCGCCTTTACTGTTGTCGGCGGAAGCATCTGGATTATGGCGTTTAAAGCAATTGTCTCATAG
- a CDS encoding beta-ketoacyl synthase — protein sequence MSQAVQIAITGLGAVTPYGAGTSAFWNGILEGNSVTTKMEDEELARWTPVAAQVTNVDFESYLGRKTVKDTDRFTQLALVAAQEALRDADLIDSSQNVKSHMVKADDVGIALGSAFGGVQSLEAGSAKLARLNTARVSPRIVSKSIPNAAAAAIAKEYSFRGPVMTYATACASAANAIGESVHWILQGNAEVIVAGGAECLFTPSVLAGLRAAGAVATTGPEDVRQWSRPFHRDRKGMVMGEGSALLVLETLEHAKARGAKVYGVLSGYGASNDAYHETSPHPEGAGGLLAMQRALRGAGLDPADIDYVNAHATATPAGDAAESIALRTLFGDNVGATPVSSIKGAVGHMLGTAGAIESIACVKALETGWLPPTINCDIPDELAPPDIVPQARRAPVRHVMSNSFGFGGQNGVLIWSQPE from the coding sequence ATGTCGCAGGCTGTACAAATTGCGATAACCGGACTGGGCGCGGTTACTCCCTACGGGGCAGGAACATCCGCATTCTGGAACGGAATACTAGAAGGTAACTCCGTGACAACGAAAATGGAAGACGAGGAACTTGCTCGTTGGACACCGGTTGCGGCACAAGTTACGAATGTGGACTTCGAATCTTACTTAGGCCGAAAGACTGTTAAAGATACAGATAGGTTCACGCAGTTGGCCCTCGTCGCTGCACAGGAAGCACTGCGTGATGCAGATCTAATTGACTCGAGCCAAAACGTGAAGTCCCATATGGTAAAGGCAGACGATGTGGGGATTGCTCTGGGTTCGGCTTTTGGGGGTGTCCAGTCGCTGGAAGCGGGATCAGCCAAATTGGCACGATTAAACACTGCACGGGTCAGCCCTCGCATTGTCTCAAAGTCCATACCGAATGCTGCAGCCGCAGCCATTGCCAAGGAATACAGTTTTCGCGGTCCGGTTATGACATACGCGACTGCCTGTGCATCTGCCGCAAATGCAATTGGAGAATCGGTTCATTGGATCTTGCAAGGGAACGCCGAAGTGATTGTTGCCGGCGGGGCAGAGTGTCTCTTCACCCCATCGGTTTTGGCGGGTTTGCGGGCCGCAGGTGCTGTAGCCACAACGGGACCGGAGGATGTGCGTCAGTGGTCCCGGCCCTTCCATCGTGACAGAAAAGGCATGGTAATGGGTGAAGGATCGGCACTGTTGGTTCTGGAGACGTTGGAACACGCCAAAGCCCGCGGTGCCAAGGTCTACGGGGTACTGTCAGGATATGGTGCTTCCAATGATGCCTACCACGAGACTTCACCTCACCCTGAAGGGGCAGGCGGTTTGCTGGCTATGCAACGAGCCTTGCGGGGTGCCGGGTTGGACCCAGCAGATATTGATTATGTCAACGCTCATGCAACCGCAACACCAGCCGGGGACGCTGCAGAGTCGATCGCGCTGAGGACCTTGTTTGGAGACAACGTGGGGGCAACCCCTGTCAGTTCCATTAAGGGTGCTGTCGGTCATATGTTGGGTACGGCCGGTGCGATAGAAAGTATTGCTTGTGTCAAGGCATTGGAGACAGGATGGTTACCTCCGACGATAAATTGTGACATACCGGATGAGCTCGCTCCACCGGATATTGTCCCGCAGGCGCGACGCGCACCGGTGCGCCACGTAATGAGCAATTCTTTTGGATTCGGCGGACAGAACGGTGTGCTTATCTGGAGTCAGCCAGAATAG
- a CDS encoding SDR family oxidoreductase, with translation MTTVQRYAGKVVCITGSSRGIGQKLAVRFAEEGANVAVHCFRNTAGAKETARMVEEAGQEALVVKANLTQPDRIQVMFQEIRAKFGQLDVFIHNAASSRNRQAMDLDIKGWDWTQDVNARAFLLGAQHAAKLMKDGGALLAISSFGSDHVFPYYTSVGASKAALESLVRYFAVELADKRINANAISAGAVVTGELKNFPDIETTWAQMEKKLPYPRMVNADDVANLALFLCSPEAEMIRGQSVRLDGGLTLKVP, from the coding sequence GTGACAACAGTACAGCGGTATGCAGGAAAAGTCGTATGTATTACCGGGAGTTCCCGCGGAATTGGGCAGAAACTTGCCGTCCGTTTCGCAGAAGAAGGGGCCAATGTTGCCGTCCACTGTTTCCGCAATACGGCGGGAGCAAAGGAAACAGCGAGAATGGTTGAAGAGGCTGGCCAGGAAGCATTGGTGGTCAAAGCTAATTTGACGCAACCAGATAGAATTCAAGTCATGTTCCAAGAAATTCGTGCCAAATTTGGACAACTTGACGTTTTTATTCACAATGCAGCTTCCAGCCGCAATCGACAAGCGATGGATCTCGATATAAAAGGATGGGACTGGACACAAGACGTTAACGCGAGAGCGTTCTTGCTCGGTGCCCAACACGCTGCCAAGCTCATGAAGGACGGCGGTGCTTTGCTAGCCATTTCTTCGTTCGGTTCCGATCACGTTTTTCCCTACTACACAAGCGTCGGCGCATCCAAAGCTGCACTGGAATCGCTTGTTCGATATTTTGCAGTCGAACTGGCGGACAAGCGTATCAATGCAAACGCCATTTCTGCCGGAGCTGTCGTAACTGGTGAATTGAAAAACTTCCCTGATATAGAAACAACGTGGGCACAGATGGAGAAAAAACTACCTTATCCACGCATGGTCAATGCAGATGATGTGGCTAACTTAGCGTTGTTCCTCTGTTCCCCTGAAGCTGAAATGATTCGCGGCCAGTCTGTTCGTCTAGACGGCGGCCTTACGTTGAAGGTTCCATAA
- a CDS encoding AMP-binding protein, with product MNLETTLTAELIDKYKSRWPNKTIIDYLKESAAAQPDKTAISDGRSSYTFRELSRQVDRVALGLKAMGVVPDDVISFQLPNWNEFVILHFAATRIGAISNPLIPIYRDEQIDYMVKAAKSKLLVIPDEFGGFDFTAMVDRLKDGWPMMEHVLVIGDKVPEPMESFSKLMDEPWEERDDKAELDLLYVDPNDVTEIVFTSGTTGEPKGVMHTHNSLCVSTEYFKERLNITSEDVVFMASTFAHQTGFLYGARIQVHCGCTAIYQDEWNASEFLDRIEQDGVSVTMGATPYLSDAVNVEDIEDRDLSSFRAFCTAGAPVPPSLVKEAAKKLPCTILAGWGQSENGLVTLTYLDDSEDKLCNTAGYPCPGMELSVVNLEGNPCPADTEGDLWCRGPAMFVGYLDRIEFTREQYVGDWFKTGDRAVMDSDGYIRLAGRSSDIIRHHGEQVPVTLLENLLHEHPDVAVAQVVAMADPADPSAEVGCALVSLRKSARSGARAGSGLTNGSANGSTGGSTGGSSGTSAGGWLSSSSNERFTIDKMREFLRNNGIRQQDWPERLEVVADFPRTPSGKIQKFVLRKEIQKKLEQEGVLPSR from the coding sequence ATGAATCTTGAAACGACGCTAACGGCAGAACTCATAGACAAATACAAGTCACGCTGGCCGAACAAGACTATTATTGACTATCTCAAGGAATCAGCTGCAGCACAACCGGATAAAACAGCCATTTCAGACGGCAGATCCAGCTACACCTTTCGTGAACTCTCCCGTCAAGTAGACAGAGTTGCATTGGGTCTCAAAGCCATGGGGGTAGTCCCCGATGACGTCATCTCCTTCCAACTGCCAAACTGGAATGAGTTTGTTATCTTGCACTTTGCCGCAACGCGCATTGGTGCTATCAGTAATCCTCTCATTCCTATTTACCGAGACGAACAGATAGACTATATGGTCAAAGCTGCCAAATCAAAGCTGCTGGTCATCCCAGATGAGTTTGGCGGCTTTGATTTCACGGCAATGGTCGACAGATTAAAAGACGGCTGGCCAATGATGGAACATGTCCTGGTTATCGGCGACAAAGTCCCCGAGCCCATGGAATCCTTCAGCAAACTCATGGATGAACCATGGGAAGAGCGGGACGACAAAGCAGAGTTGGATCTGCTGTATGTGGATCCAAACGATGTCACGGAAATTGTGTTTACCTCAGGAACCACCGGCGAACCAAAAGGTGTCATGCACACGCACAACTCGTTGTGTGTCTCTACCGAGTATTTTAAGGAGAGGCTGAACATTACCAGTGAAGACGTCGTATTCATGGCATCGACTTTTGCTCACCAGACGGGATTTCTATACGGTGCAAGAATCCAAGTGCACTGCGGCTGTACGGCCATTTATCAGGATGAATGGAATGCCTCTGAATTCCTGGACAGAATTGAACAGGACGGTGTGTCCGTTACAATGGGTGCCACTCCGTATTTGTCTGACGCCGTTAATGTAGAAGACATTGAAGACAGAGACTTAAGTTCTTTCCGCGCATTCTGCACTGCCGGCGCCCCAGTCCCGCCGTCTCTGGTCAAAGAAGCCGCAAAAAAACTTCCGTGTACCATTCTGGCAGGATGGGGTCAGTCAGAGAACGGTCTCGTGACTTTAACCTATCTCGATGACTCGGAAGACAAGCTTTGCAATACTGCCGGGTACCCTTGTCCCGGCATGGAACTGAGCGTTGTCAATCTGGAAGGCAACCCCTGTCCTGCGGACACAGAAGGAGACTTGTGGTGCCGCGGCCCGGCAATGTTTGTCGGATACCTGGACAGAATTGAGTTTACACGTGAGCAGTATGTGGGCGACTGGTTCAAGACAGGTGACAGAGCCGTAATGGATTCAGACGGATACATTCGTTTAGCTGGGAGAAGCAGCGATATCATTCGACATCACGGTGAACAGGTTCCTGTGACTCTGCTGGAAAACCTGCTCCACGAACACCCCGACGTCGCTGTCGCACAAGTAGTCGCTATGGCGGACCCCGCAGATCCCAGCGCCGAGGTAGGCTGCGCCTTGGTCAGCCTCAGAAAGAGTGCACGGTCCGGTGCGCGGGCGGGGAGCGGATTGACAAACGGATCGGCAAACGGATCGACAGGCGGATCGACAGGCGGGTCATCGGGCACATCGGCAGGCGGATGGCTGTCCTCATCGTCTAACGAACGGTTCACCATTGATAAAATGCGAGAGTTTCTGCGCAACAACGGCATCAGGCAGCAGGACTGGCCGGAACGGTTGGAAGTCGTTGCCGACTTCCCGAGGACGCCCAGCGGGAAGATTCAAAAATTCGTCCTGCGTAAAGAAATTCAGAAAAAGTTGGAACAAGAGGGTGTTCTACCAAGCCGATAA
- a CDS encoding class I adenylate-forming enzyme family protein: MDLFPGSVLNMEEAQNWLDTGTWPEETFVDVFAQNVQAYPHLMHGDDSRTLSNKELWQEAESVATVLLELGIHRGSKVAIQLPTSLDFVVAVFAAARIGAIAVILQADLGSQAIKDSLHLAEASVLIVADNIKGHDVAQTAITMAPDLPHLETILIRDDNRSEQHSADNLDDTRHDDASGDVTGVRVLSYTGAKLSGKKLAPTAENENRPQALSPFVMVFTAGTTGRPKGIVHLHANTLWAARTYANLYGLEAEEAMLCLAPLYHLTGFLVGLTMPIVSNGRILLQNRFSVRTTLKWIESYQVRYMVGAPPHLIHIAESPHLQKADVSSAKMFFYAGAPVPTNTLKQLQRDTGWKVGAMFGWSEGFLASATRPDSPVEAVNETVGTAIPGMQVKLVDDKGDTVRQGMIGEVWCKGPSFSAGYYKQPEFSRNRWDADGWFHSGDLLQQDSEGRFRYRGRRDAVINRGGTKIDPKEVETMCLTHPLIDAAAVIGIPDKTLGKRTLAYLVLSPETAKLTLEDLRLYLLEKGLASWQVPDRLAFVTVPKEKQTSALSRSHLLQLIAESEEVVTYES; the protein is encoded by the coding sequence ATGGACTTATTTCCCGGAAGTGTGCTAAACATGGAGGAAGCACAAAATTGGCTGGACACAGGGACCTGGCCGGAGGAGACATTTGTGGATGTCTTTGCGCAAAACGTTCAGGCATACCCGCATCTCATGCATGGGGACGACAGCCGCACGCTTAGCAACAAGGAATTGTGGCAAGAAGCGGAATCTGTTGCCACTGTTTTGCTGGAGCTCGGCATACATAGAGGCAGCAAGGTCGCTATTCAACTCCCCACGTCACTGGATTTCGTCGTTGCTGTGTTTGCGGCAGCACGGATTGGGGCAATTGCAGTGATTCTCCAGGCCGATCTCGGTTCCCAAGCCATCAAAGACAGCCTCCACCTGGCTGAAGCCTCCGTATTGATTGTGGCAGACAATATCAAAGGCCACGATGTCGCCCAGACAGCCATAACCATGGCTCCTGACTTGCCGCACCTAGAGACCATTCTCATCCGGGACGACAACCGCAGTGAGCAACACAGTGCTGACAACCTGGATGACACCCGCCATGATGACGCCAGCGGTGATGTCACTGGAGTCCGTGTGTTGTCTTACACCGGGGCCAAGTTGAGCGGCAAGAAGCTTGCTCCGACAGCCGAGAATGAAAATCGGCCCCAGGCTCTGAGTCCCTTTGTCATGGTATTTACCGCTGGTACGACAGGCCGGCCGAAGGGAATTGTCCACTTACACGCAAACACCCTGTGGGCAGCGCGGACTTATGCCAACTTATACGGTCTGGAAGCCGAAGAAGCGATGCTGTGTCTGGCCCCCCTCTACCACCTCACCGGTTTTCTGGTCGGACTGACTATGCCGATTGTAAGCAATGGCAGGATACTGCTGCAAAATCGCTTTTCCGTTCGAACAACGTTGAAGTGGATTGAATCGTATCAGGTCCGTTACATGGTAGGAGCTCCGCCGCACTTAATACACATCGCAGAATCGCCTCACTTGCAGAAGGCAGACGTGTCCTCAGCCAAAATGTTTTTCTACGCGGGAGCCCCCGTTCCAACAAATACTTTGAAGCAACTGCAGCGAGACACAGGCTGGAAAGTTGGAGCCATGTTTGGCTGGAGTGAAGGCTTCCTTGCGTCGGCAACACGACCGGATAGCCCCGTTGAAGCTGTCAACGAAACAGTAGGTACTGCCATTCCGGGTATGCAGGTTAAGCTGGTGGATGACAAAGGGGACACCGTCAGGCAGGGCATGATTGGCGAGGTGTGGTGCAAGGGTCCTAGTTTCAGTGCCGGGTACTACAAGCAGCCTGAGTTTTCCCGTAATCGGTGGGATGCAGACGGCTGGTTCCACTCGGGAGACCTGCTGCAGCAGGACAGTGAAGGACGGTTCCGATACAGGGGCCGCCGAGATGCGGTGATTAACCGGGGCGGCACGAAAATTGATCCGAAAGAAGTAGAAACGATGTGCCTCACCCACCCGCTGATTGATGCGGCTGCGGTAATCGGTATACCTGACAAAACGCTCGGGAAACGGACTCTTGCCTATTTGGTACTGAGTCCAGAGACAGCAAAACTAACACTGGAAGATTTGCGTTTGTACTTATTGGAGAAAGGGCTCGCATCATGGCAAGTACCTGACAGACTCGCGTTCGTAACGGTGCCCAAAGAAAAACAAACATCCGCTCTTAGCCGCAGCCACCTGTTGCAGCTTATTGCAGAATCTGAGGAGGTTGTTACGTATGAATCTTGA
- a CDS encoding cell wall metabolism sensor histidine kinase WalK, with product MIARIRFKFTLLTSVLIFVVLLILGSILYGFMLNKSYKDFDKNMTAQARPMTRALEAGRIPKKLIRGDTLSTQTSQGAMRAPLAMFLWNKKGHLISKQPLFASSNQVEVLKSHLNDNHLTISFDGHYYRVINAAVIVNKRHLILQLVRNEDQLRSTLHNLLFLLILGTVIAAALSVFIGFMLADRALIPIRKSWDRQTQFVADASHELRTPLMAIQARAEMLLHNPDKTIDEESEKIGSIYQEAKRVSRLVDNLLTLSRGDSNAIQIEKHQVSVPEVLDKTIDNFVPLCKSEDIGISLECHRPLTAELDDERFRQLLYILLDNAVKYNRPGGKIHVVCNRRGKGIEVTVEDTGIGIDEADIPNVFHRFYRADKARSRKTGGSGLGLSIAKWIVDAHGGDISLTSTPDKGTTVTVVL from the coding sequence ATGATTGCGCGAATTCGCTTCAAATTCACACTACTTACATCCGTCCTCATCTTCGTTGTTTTGCTGATTCTGGGTTCCATTCTATACGGTTTCATGTTGAACAAATCGTACAAGGATTTCGACAAAAATATGACTGCACAAGCCAGGCCCATGACTCGAGCGCTGGAAGCAGGACGGATTCCAAAAAAATTGATTCGCGGCGATACGCTGAGTACACAAACGAGTCAGGGGGCAATGCGTGCTCCCTTGGCTATGTTTCTATGGAACAAAAAAGGGCACCTGATTTCCAAACAGCCCCTCTTTGCCTCATCCAATCAAGTTGAGGTATTGAAATCCCATTTGAACGACAACCACCTGACAATCAGCTTTGACGGACACTACTACCGTGTGATCAACGCAGCCGTCATCGTCAACAAACGGCATCTCATTCTCCAGCTTGTGCGCAACGAAGACCAACTGCGTTCTACTTTGCATAACTTGCTGTTCCTCTTGATTTTGGGCACGGTGATTGCGGCAGCATTATCCGTTTTTATCGGCTTCATGTTAGCCGACAGAGCCCTGATTCCCATTCGAAAGTCTTGGGACAGGCAAACACAATTCGTAGCTGATGCATCCCATGAACTGCGCACGCCGCTCATGGCAATTCAGGCCCGAGCTGAGATGCTCCTGCATAATCCAGACAAGACAATCGATGAAGAGTCGGAGAAAATTGGCAGTATCTATCAGGAGGCAAAGCGTGTATCACGGCTGGTGGACAACCTGTTGACCTTGTCGAGGGGCGATTCAAATGCAATCCAAATTGAAAAGCACCAGGTGTCTGTTCCTGAGGTGCTGGATAAGACCATAGATAATTTTGTGCCCCTTTGCAAAAGTGAAGATATCGGGATCTCGTTGGAATGTCATCGCCCCCTCACTGCAGAACTGGACGACGAGCGGTTTCGGCAGTTACTCTATATCCTTTTGGACAATGCAGTGAAGTACAATCGCCCCGGCGGCAAGATTCATGTCGTGTGCAACCGCCGCGGCAAGGGCATTGAAGTGACTGTAGAGGATACCGGGATTGGCATTGATGAAGCGGATATTCCAAATGTTTTTCATCGATTTTACCGTGCTGACAAGGCCCGATCACGAAAGACCGGCGGCAGCGGATTAGGCCTCTCCATCGCCAAGTGGATTGTGGACGCTCACGGCGGAGACATCTCCCTCACCAGCACTCCGGACAAAGGCACAACGGTGACCGTTGTGCTCTAA